The Leishmania infantum JPCM5 genome chromosome 28 sequence GCCAGGCGAGCCACATCCGCGCTTTTCTCtcgcagctggcgctgcgcctccgccagctgtgTCTGCGAAAGACTCAGCGCGCACTCCTGCTCCCGAAGTCGCTGACCGTCTGTGTCGTTCTGCTCAGATAGGTAACGCGTCGCGCGTCGCCGGAGCAGATCGTACTCTTGCTGCGCCGAGCTTActcgctcctgcagctgcaaaATGATGCGGTCCTTCTCTTGCAATCTTGCTTGAAGACTGGATTGGGCAAGCTGGGCCTCCTCACGggtgcggcgcgcctgctctTCAGCGCGGGCGACGTACGCCTCATGCTGCTCTGCCACTTTCACTCGTTTCACATTGAAAGCAGCCTCGCGAGCATCCAGTTGAGCGGTGCGCTTTTCCAATGTCTCACTGGCCACCTGTAGGCGGTGCCCCATCGTCTCTAGCTCTTGGCGaagccgctccagctccgccatctttttcttctccgaCTCTCGTGCCTCCTTGTGCAGGCGGCGTTCCAGCCGCTCCTTCgcctggcgcagctgtgccTGGTATCGGAGCTGCTGTTGCGCCTTCCACACTTCAAGGTCGAAGGCGGCAGCATACTCATCAGTAGCGCGGATAGCGCTGTCCATCTTGACTTgaggcgacgacgatgccaTTGGCCTTGCTCAAAGGGTTCAAAGTCGCAATGAGCCAGTGCTGCACGGCACGCGACAGCGGAGCCGACTGGTCCGCGCTacgaaaagggaaaaaaagcGGTGGTGCCGAGATGAATTTTGTATGGGATTCACTCTCGTGTTCTTTATTGATGGAAAAGCCTGCGACAATCGTCCTTGGCAGAACGAGAACGAGAGATGTCCGCGACGCTACGTCACCAATAACACGACGGCAATGCCGGCTGCTGGCCAGTCAccgaagaaagagaagaagcACGGCGTCTCGATGATGTGCGTACGAAGaatgcggaggcggcagcaaaCGATGTGCAGAGTgaggaaaaagaagcgcGAGCAATGTTTGCCCGCAGTAACAAAAATCTGAGCGAGGCGATTCAGCAGAAGCTACAAATCTGTGGTCGTTCCTTTTTCCCCATCTCTTCTCCAGGCAAAGGCAGAAGTGGAGGCAGCCGGAGAAGTCTGTCAAAGGCCACGACAAGAGCATAAGACCAGAGAGAGCAGGTTAGGCATCCCTTATcagcacatacgcacgcaaGAGCGCAGAGGCCCTGCTGAGGTCTGCTGTCGAGCAGCTGTGTCTCTTTGATCGTCCTCCACACCCCCCATCGCCTGTTCCACTAAAGCAACTTGCAGAGAAACAGCATGCCCTTCACCTGCTTACCCTCTAGCGCCCCACACAGGGGGGACACACCTGCTGCAAGCGAAACGAAAAGGTGTACGTCTGCGGAAGCGGGGAAAGGAGTgtatacgtgtgtgtgtttgtggcGCTCCCTATTTTTCGCGTACCCTTtgcagccacacacacacacacacacagtgcaCGGGGGAGAAAAAGGAGCGAAAAAGACCAACGACAAGGCGGGCTGGGGAAAAGCAAAGCGTCAGGCTGAATGCGCGCAGCgagaagagaagcagcagacAGGACCTCTTGCACGCACGTGCCACATTTGCACCGCtgacgcgcaggcgcttAGAAGTAGCCGACAGACCAGTTGTAGCTACCCATCGGGCCGCCGTACTTCACGTAAGGGTGCATGAGGACgtcgtgcagcggcgggcgccAGACGTCGTTGTGGTAAAAGAACTTGCGGAACTCCGACGTGAGACCAACGTAGCCCTTGTCGATGAGGTTCTCCTTCTCGTAGCGGTAGCGCTTGTAGCCTGTAATGAAGCAGCGCAGGTTCACCTCGGCGGTCTGGTATGGGAGATGTGCGGCTTGGCGTTCCGCAAACTCAATCATCATCTCCATGTTGTAGCGCTCACGCTCTGGGCGCACCCACGCGCCAAAGATGGAGATGCCAGCGACGATGGCAATCACGGTGCGGCCCGTGAACCAGCGCTTACCATACACTGGGTACACACGAACAGCCGGGTACCCGCCAGGAATCACGCGCTCCTGACGGTAGGCCTGACCGCTAAACCACGTGTAAAACGCCTTTGTGTCCGTCGGAACGGGGTCACGCACCAACCGGCGAACTGTACTGCTCAACATGATGACGTAACAGAGATGTATAGTAAGCCGCTAACCTGCGCCCACACGAGGTGCGCACAacagaagagaaaaaaaactTCCGTTCCTATGATGGATGATGGCGaggtgtgtgtttgtgtggtgAGGCTGTCTAGCTCGCCCCTGCTGCTACTGcaagtgctgctgctactaCTAGGGGAGTCAGGTCTTCTATACTAGGTTCTCCCCCTTGTTCGACAGCTTCTACGAGAAGGTGGTGGATGGGAGCAGTGactgcagctctgccgaTAAACGAGGTGCACGGCTACTGCAGGAATTATGAAAgccggagggggaggggctttTGCCGGGTGTGTTAGCGTGTGTGAGTAGGGTGCGGTAGAgggggaaaagagagagcgcggaAGCAGTTCATTGACGACCAAAACGTGCAAACCCGAAGGCGACGAATCAAAAAGAGGAGCGAGCCGGAAGTGCGGCAGCATTCACGCAGCAACGAGCGCGACCTGAACGAAGCATGAAACAAGGCAACAATTTCGGAAGCAGACAACAGAGGCATTCAGCTGCTCGGGTAGCAGTTGCTcctcgcgtgcgcggcggaaGGCGTACACAAGCCTAAAGAGAAGAGGTGCACACGAGTAGCACTCCATAGGCGCTTGCTGCTGTTTTGTGTTCGTGCTTAcgtgatgtgtgtgtgtgtgtgtgtgtgagcgcgtGTAACCGAGGTGTTGAAGCAGACACGAAAAGGCACACTAGTGAatggaagagggagaaaggcgcctcttcccacccaccccacaccacaccacccccctctccgcctcgaTCGCGCGAGGACCGaaagcgctgcggcgtcacACACCAGCAAAAGAGTACGACTGCGGCATGCATACGATGCTGTGCACCACAGTTTTACATACATCGACTAGTCTCTTCAGAGCACGAAACAACGAGGAGCTTGAGATGCAGACAGCAAGCCCTTGGCCTAGTCCTCCCTCCCCTGTCCTTTGGCTCTCCCACCGTCACACACAAagagccacacacacacacacacacacacacacacaccaccccTCACTTCACTACTGAGTCTTTGCCCGCCTAAGGAAACAGCGGGTAGAGCAAAGGAAGAATAACGCGAAAGGTCAAAGACGCGCGTCCTTACTGCTGCTTGCAGTCCGGGCTGCTGTCATCGACGCGCTTCGAGGGCATTGATGCCCGCTCCTTCCGCGCTGCAGCCTCTGCGGTCAGCACAGACAGAGGCTTCTTGTACTGAATAATAAGTGTCTGATGCTGCACATCGTAGGAAAGGTGCGCGCTCTCCAATGGAATGCGGGCGCGCTCTAGGTCAGGGATGGCAAGCCTCTTGAAGTACTTCCTGTTTGACGTGCGCACTACGATCTTGCCGACGCTGTCCCCATCTTCGCGCTCAACCGCGACGGAGAACACGTCTTTCGGGTACGGGAGATTTCGGATTCGCACCACGTAGCTCTCCTTTGTGTCCTgtcgcaccaccaccggaCTTCCGCTCGACTCAGCAATCAAGGCCCGATCCAGGTTGCGCGATGGCGCCTCAGTGCCAACCTCTATAGACCACTCAGAAAAGCCGCCAAGGGCATTGCGGGTACGGCGCTTTCTCAGCAGCAGGGAATCTGTCACCACGTCGTACTCTTCAACGAGCTCGCTCCCATCGGTGAATTTGGACGTGATGTGCTTACGATCCCCGCGTATTACAGACGACTTGGGTTCTGCGAGCATTTGGTTGAGCTGGCCGTGCACAGAGTATTCTGAGAACAGATTAAGATGTTGAGTACGCTTTCTGTGGGTATGAGAGCCGGATGAAGCACTCGTGAGCTCCACACAATCCCATTGAAGCCCAGTTGCCGTGGGAGTGGGGCTGGAGGCTgaacaaaaaaggaagagagaactGCAGCGTTCCCTCGCCCGATGGCGGCCTCTATGCTCTATACACGAGTGAAAAAGTGTTGTCCCTTACTTTTTAggtgtatgtatgtgcgcgtgcgtgtacgtaCTTACCTAGGAGCAAGCTTCTACCCTTTGATACAGCGTGGCTGCGAGTTCCTCTCCTTTGCCTTTCTTGAGTGTCCTTCCCTCGAAAGTGGAGGGTATGGCTGTAgccagaggcggcagcagcagcaggcacccAAGCAGGCGTTTTGTTGTTCGCGGCGAAACAAAAAGCGTGAGAgatgcaaaaaaaaaagggcgtGAAGGTGGCATGAGAGAAAGATACAGTACCTCAGC is a genomic window containing:
- a CDS encoding putative NADH dehydrogenase subunit NB6M, with product MLSSTVRRLVRDPVPTDTKAFYTWFSGQAYRQERVIPGGYPAVRVYPVYGKRWFTGRTVIAIVAGISIFGAWVRPERERYNMEMMIEFAERQAAHLPYQTAEVNLRCFITGYKRYRYEKENLIDKGYVGLTSEFRKFFYHNDVWRPPLHDVLMHPYVKYGGPMGSYNWSVGYF